A window of the Gemmatimonadota bacterium genome harbors these coding sequences:
- a CDS encoding excinuclease ABC subunit C → PALRLLQRVRNEAHRFAHGYNRKLRRRRTLASELAEIPGIGAVRRKRLLERFGSVRALRSAEATQVAELPGFSAKLAQQVIEHLGRNAW, encoded by the coding sequence ACCCCGCCCTGCGCCTGCTGCAGCGAGTTCGGAACGAAGCCCATCGCTTTGCCCACGGCTACAACCGCAAGTTGCGGCGGCGCCGCACGCTGGCCAGCGAGCTGGCGGAGATTCCGGGAATTGGCGCCGTGCGCCGGAAGCGGCTGCTGGAGCGGTTCGGCAGTGTGCGGGCACTGCGGTCCGCCGAGGCCACGCAAGTTGCGGAGCTGCCGGGATTCTCCGCGAAGCTGGCGCAGCAGGTGATCGAGCACCTGGGCCGGAACGCATGGTAA